Genomic window (Vampirovibrionales bacterium):
TTTTGGACGGTAAACCCGCAGAAATCGATGCTTAAATGACGCGCCTCTTCGCTGCGGGTTTCGGGCTTGTCCAGCAAGACCGCCAGCTTGAGCGAGCGCGTGTGATGCAGCGAGCGCAGGTACTCCATAAAGAAGCGCAGCGTCAGGCCCGTGTCCATAATGTCCTCGACGATCAGCACGTCAGCGTTTTCCAGATTCGGCAGCGTGAGGTCGACCGGCTTGACCGCGCCGCTGGATCGCGTCTGATCGCCGTAACTGGCCAGACGAACGAATTCAATCTGGCAGGGCATCGTCAAATGGCGCGCCAAATCCGCGAGAAACAGGAATGAGCCTTTGAGGATGGCGATCAGCGTCAGGCGTTGGCATCCGGCGTAAGCGGCGTTAATTTCGCAGGCCATCTCCGCAATGCGCGCCTGAATTTGCTCGGCGCTCAGGCGTACGGCGATAGCGTCCTGGGCAAGCGGCTCAACGGCATGAGAGGGCTGGGCGGAAACGTCAGACATAAGGGCAGGCGCTCGCAGGCTTAGTCGGCGGAGGACGATGGGACCGGGGAAGCGCTCGCGTCCGCCGTGGCGTCTGCGGCGGGCTCCCGCTCCAGTTGCAGGCGATGCGTGGGACGACCCTGCACGCGCAGCTGTTCGCAGACGCCAACGCCAGCCACCCAGAGCACGTCCTGCCCATAGGTCAGCAATAGCGTGCGGTCGCGCTCAAAACGCGGGACGCCGCGATTAATAAAATAGTTTTTAAGCCGCATCGGTCCCGACATGCCAAACGGATGGATGCGATCGCCGGGGCGGCGCGTCCGTAGCGTCAGCGGACGATCGCGGAACTCGGCGAGATCGACGTAGGCTTCCAGACTTTGCTCAGGCCGCAGCAGGCCTTGCGCGGCGCGTTCCTGCTCGGTGAGTTCGTCGATGCGAACCCGTAAGCCCAGTTCTGCAAGCGCGTATTCGCCAGGGCCTTGAACAGGCGTCTCGATCAGGGCTTCTGGCTCCTCGCCCTCCTGCGGGCGATTCAGTCGGTTGGACGACACCACGCTGATGCGGTGCTTATAAAGCGACAGAAAGCGCGATTCGCCACCTCCGGCAGGCGTTGCGCCCCCCGTGACGGAAGATTCTGCGGTATGCAGTTTTTCCAGATGCGGCTTTTCCAGCGACATGAGCGCGGAACTGAGGTTGCGGCGGTTTTCGCCTTCGATAAAGTCAATGACGTCTTCAATACGATGAAAATCCGGCTCCAGTCGGTGAAGCGTCAGAAAACGCTTGACGATGCGCCGCTGATAGGGACGCGCAAGCTGATTAAACGCGATGGCGTCCAGCGAACCGCCGTCTTCGGCGTAAAACACGCGCTGCCAGACGTCTTCCATTTTGTCGCGAAGAATGGTCAAATCGCCTTCGCAGACGTCGCGCAGGCGCAGCAAGGCGTCATCAATCTGCGGAAAGCGCTCGCGCAGGAAGGGCAGCGCCTCATTGCGAATCATATTGCGCTGATAGCGGCTCTGCGAGTTGGTCGGATCCCGAAAATATTGTAAATGATGCTGCTCCGCGTATCGGCGCACGTCTTCGCGGCTCACGTCAAGCATCGGGCGAAGCACAGGCGGCGCACTCAGCTCCTGAAAAACGTTCAGGCGTTTCTGAATGCCCGAAAGCCCTTCAATGCCGGACCCGCGAAACAGTCGAAACAACAGGGTCTCAATCTGGTCGTCGGCCTGATGCGCGGTGAGCAGCGCATGGGCGCCCACGTCGCGCGCAAGGCGTAAGAGCGACTCATAACGGGCTTCTCTGGCCGCCGCCTCGGTCCTGGGTAAGCGGCGATCGGCGGGAATCATCACCAGCGGGACTTTGAGCCGCGCGCAATGCTGATGCAGCAAGGGCAGCTCGTCAAGCAGGGATTCGCGCCAGCCATGATCAAAATAAGCCGCCGTCAGCGTTAACGGGCGTTCGGCGCGTAGCGAGCCCAGCGCGTGCAGTAAGACAGTCGAATCCAGCCCCCCGGAAAATCCCAGGACTAGCCGCGTTTGGCGATCGTCTCGCAACAGACCCTCGGCTTGCAGGTTCTTGAGGACGATTTCGGGCAAGGGAAGCGTCATGCGGGCGGTCCAGTATTAAGCGGATACGGGGATCATGCGGCGACTATACCCGAAAGCCCCCCGTCTCTCAAGAGGCGGCGGCCCTGCGGATGGGAACTTTTCCGCCGGGGCGCAGTCTCCTCTAGGCAGCGCGCTGGCGTTTGGGCTAAGCTCGCTGTTGTACTTCAATAAGAGGTGAACGCCGCTTTATGAGCCCATTTTCTTTGGAACGCTCCAAACGCTTTTTCTCGCCGTCGGTTTTGGCTTCTGCGGCCCTAGGGGTCTCGCTGCTCGCCCTGAGCGTCAGCGTGTGGGCCGGCAAACCCGCTGCCTTTAACGCCTCCGGGTTGACGGGGACCCAAAACGACGCCGGTTTTCAGTTGGCGGAGAATCGCCCCGGTCGCAATGGTTTTAACGCCATGTTCGGCGACAATCCGGATCTGATCGCCGATGTGGCGCAGCACGTCGCCCCGGCGGTGGTTAATATCGATGTCTCTAAAAGCGCCCGGGTACCGGCGTTTGATAGCATGTCGCCGTTTCAGGATGAGATTCTCAAGCGTTTTTTTGGCTTTGATGGCGGTGGACCCACGCCCTTCCGCCGATTTGGCGGACAGCCCCAGCGCCAAGTGATTCAAGGCAATGGCTCCGGGGTTATTATTGACGCTCAGGGCCATATTCTCACCAATAACCACGTGGTCCGCGGCGCCGATGAAGTCCAGGTCACGATTAACGACGGACGCGTGTTCCCGGCCAGGGTCGTCGGTTCCGACGCTTATAGCGATATTGCGGTATTAAAAATCAACGCCCCGAACCTCAAGCCTGCCGTGCTGGGCGATAGTGAACGGCTGCGCCCCGGCGAATGGGTACTGGCCATCGGCAGCCCGCTCGGCTTTGATCACACGGTGACGCTGGGCATTATCAGCGCCCTGTCGCGGCGCGTGCCGGATATTAACAGCAACGTCGATTTTATTCAGACCGACGCGGCCATTAATCCCGGCAATTCGGGCGGCCCGCTGGTGAATCTGCGCGGGCAGGTGATTGGCATTAATACGGCCATTTCCGGGCGCGCGCAGAATATCGGCTTCGCCATTCCCGTCAGCGTCGCCAAATCGGTCTCTCAAAGCCTGATTACGAGCGGCAGCATTCAGCGCCCCTGGATCGGCGTCGCGATGTCCGGCCTGACGCCCGAACTCTCGCGTAGTCTGGGCTTGCCGGAAAATACCGAAGGCGTTGTCGTGGCCCAGGTCATTCAGGGGAGCCCTGCCGAAAAGGCGGGATTCCGAAGCGGCGACGTGATTCAGCGCGTCGATGGCCAGAAAATCCTTGAGCCGAAGACTATTCAGCAGCTTATTCAGAAAAAACCCATTCATTCCGGCTTGAATTTCCAGATTCTGCGCGATGGGCGCCTGCTGGCCCTGAATGCGCAGACGGACCTTCTGCCAAACGCCCCGGTCGGTAATGCTCAAGAAGACGGCTACGGCGAGCCGTAAACGCCTGCGCTGCGTCCGGGCAAACCCTGTTTCTGTATGCGAGGCCTTGTCGGATATGACGCCAGGGCCTCGCGCTTCGCTGTGATATGATGAGAAAGTCGGCGCGTCCGCGCAAACCGGGCTTATGGCGCGCCCTTGAGCGCCAGCGTCTCGCCCATGGAAACGATTTTCCTTAAAGAGCCGGATCTCCTGATTTCCAATCGGCGCATTGAAGTTGAGAAGCGCCTGTTTCCGCTCTACGCGCTTACCTCTGTTGAGCGTAAGCGGACCAAGCGGCGCGATTTTTTTGCGAGTCGGCGGTTTTTCTTCTTTGCGGTGGCCTGCGTGGCGCAAGGCATGGGCTGGGTTTTTCAGGTTCGGGATTTTTTCAGCCCGGCGCCGGCTCTGGGAGAAGGCTGGACAGATTTACGCTGGATTCTGCTGCTTGTCCAGCTCATCGCCGTAATCATCAGCGTGGCGTATTTGCGCCGGGCGATGCGGCGCACGTATTATATTCACGTGTCGCCGCGTAATCCCGCCGACAGGTTCTGTTTGCTGGAAACCGACGACCCGCAGCGTATGGCGCAAGTGGCTGACGCCTTACGTCATGCGATTATTCATTATCGCGACCCAGGCGCAGGCGATGCGCCGTCGCGATCCATGCCGCCCTTAATAGCCTCAGACCCCCAGGACGAAGAGATGGACGACGATGACTAAACGCTTTGCCATTATTGGCGCAGGTCTTGCCGGGTCCGAAGCGGCGCTTCAACTGGCAAAACGGGGTTTTGAAGTTGATCTGTACGATATTAAGCCCGAGACCCGCACGGCGGCGCATCACAACCCGGATTGCGCCGAAATCGTGTGCAGCAACAGCCTGGGCTCGCAAGGCGACACCACCGCCAGCGGGCTGCTAAAGGCCGAGTTGTCATTGCTGGATTGCCAGTTGATGGCCATCGCCCGCGATACCGCGGTCCCTGCCGGCCAAGCGCTGGCGGTGGACCGCGACGCCTTCGCCCGCCGCGTCACGCAACGGCTGGACGCAGAACCGCGCATTCGCCGGATTTGCGGCGAACAGACGCAGGCGCCCCCAGACGTCGCCGCAACGCTCATCGCCACCGGTCCACTGACCACGCCGTCGCTGGCGCAGACGCTCGCCGAGTTGATTGGTCAGCCCCAACTGTTCTTCTTCGACGCCGCTTCCCCGATTCTGGCTGAGGAATCCATCGACCGCAGCATTGTGTTTACGCAGGATCGTTACGACCATGAGCGCGAGGCTGATCAGAAACAGGCCTCGCCCAGCTACCTGAATTGTCCGCTGGACCGCGCTCAATACGAAGCGTTGCGCGAATTTCTGCTGAACGCCGAGCATATCGAGCTGAAAGATTTTGAACGTGACGCCGCCAGTGGCGCGCCATGCTATTTTGAAAGCTGCCTGCCCATTGAAACGCTGGCTGCGCGTGGCGTCGACACCATGCGCTTTGGCCCCCTCAAGCCCGTAGGCTTGCAGGATCCGCGAACCGGTCGGCGCCCTTATGCGGTTATTCAGTTGCGGCGCGATAATCTGGCCGGGACGCTGTATAACATGGTCGGATTTCAGACCAATCTCAAATGGGGCGCGCAAAAAACCATGGTCCGTATGATTCCGGGCCTGGAGGCGGCCGAGGTCATGCGCTATGGCGTGATGCACCGCAATACCTATCTGCACGCGCCCGATGCCCTGCTGCCGACCCTGCAATTGAAGGTCCGCCCCGACATCCTGATTGCGGGTCAACTGACCGGTTGCGAAGGCTATAGCGAGGCCATTGCCACCGGGCTGCTGGCGGCGTTGAATATGGCGCGGCTGGCGCAAGGGGACGCGCCTCGGGTTCTTCCGCCGGAAACGATGCTGGGCGCCCTGATGCGCTATATCACCCGCGCCGAAGCCGTCGGCGGAAAGTTTCAGCCGGTGAATAGCAACTGGGGCATTCTGCCGCCCATGCCCGAACGCATTCGCGATAAACGCGCGCGTCAGCAGGCTTTTCGCGCCCGGGCGCTGGCGGCCATGAACGCAGACGCGAGCGCCTGGGCCGACCTGCCCGCTCCCGCGCCTTGCGTCTGATTCGGACGAACGGCTTGCCCTGCGGGCTGGATGGGGTATCCTGAAGCGCAGGCGTTCGCCTGTCTCGCGCGGGAACGTTTTGGCGGGGCGACGTCTATCCGTCTATCCCTAAATAAGCCGGACGTTTTGCCTGGACTCTGTTTGTTACGTGCGACCTGTTTTACTTGCGATTTGAAAGAGGGCCCTTATGCGCCGGTTATCCCTGTTGATGCGCGGTACGCCTTGGATGATGCGCTTTGCGCTTGCCGGGGGATGCGCCCTGTTGACGACGCTAGTCGGCGTCTCGACGGCTGGCGCTGCGTCGCAGCCGGTTTCGATCACGGCTGACCGCCAGACCACGGATTTGGCCGGCGCCACGAAGTTCATTGGCAATGTCAAAGTCAGTTTTCGGGATCTGCGCCTGAAGGGCTCGCTGGGACAAGTCGATCTGGACGCTCAGGGCCAGCCGTCGATAGCGACATTTGTGAATCGTCCCCAAGGCTCGCGCGTGGTTCCGGGCGGTGGGCAGGATCATCTGGAAGCCGACGTGATCAAAATCTTCCTCAATGAAAATAAGGTCCAGGCCCAGGGAGATTCTTACACGGTCGTCACCAGCATTGCGGCGGCGCCGGTGTCTATTCGCGCGGATCAGCAGGAGTTTGATACCGTCTCCAGGGTCGTGCGCGCTAACGGCAACGTACAGGTAAATTATCAGGACACGGTGATCAACAGCCCGCACGCCACGATGAATACCGAAGGCGGCAAGGCCAAAAAAGTAATCTTCAGCGGCGGCGTGCGCGCCCGCCAGAGCGATGGCGTCATCACCAGCGAGAAGCTGACGGTGATGACCGATTCCAATAACCTGCTGGCGGAGCATAACGTCAAAACCGACGTCAAATCCCAGCCGGGCGCGGGCGGCGGCGCGAGTCGCGTCATTATCGAGTCAGACTTCCAGCAGTACGACAAGGCCTCTGACACCATGCTTGCCAGCGGCAATGTGCGCATCACGTACGGCGATTACCGCGCCAAAGGCCCTAAGGCGACCTTTCGTATGAAGGGCGGCCAGGTCGACAAGGTCTTTCTGACTGGCAGGGCCAGCATCATCGGCGACGGACGCCAGGTCGAGGCCGACAAAATCGTGATTACGACCACGCCCCGGCATTTTGACGCCACGGGCCACGTTCAAAGCCGCTTTATGGCAAAGGAGTCCCCTGCCGTGACGCCGCCTGCCGCTCCGGCCAGCAGCGCAAAGCCGGGCGCTAAAAAACCGATTGCCGGTAAACCCGGCGCGTCCTCTCCTGCTCCCCAGCCTAAGGGCCCGTCAGACGATTACCTCGAATAGCCCCGGTCCTGGGATTCTCCTCGTGAGAAATCCCCCTTGGGATTCCCGCTTCTCTGGGGTATGGTAGGACGCGAAGCGGGGCCGCGTATGCGCTTGCCGCGGCGGCTTCACACGGTTGCATCAGGAAAGAGCGATCACGTCGATGGCGCTGAAAATTGAAAACCTCGTTAAAACCTATGCCGGGCGGCCGGTGGTCAATCATGTGTCGTTTCATATTGAGCGCGGCGAGGTGGTTGGGCTGTTAGGGCCTAACGGCGCCGGCAAAACAACCTCGTTTTACGCGGTCGTGGGCATTATTCAACCCGATGCGGGCGATATCTCGCTGGACGGGCGCTCGTTGCGCAATCAACCCATTCATCGCCGCGCCCGCGCGGGGATTGGCTATCTGCCGCAAGAAACCTCGGTCTTCCGCCGCTTGAGCGTCGCCGAAAATCTTCGGCTGGTGCTGGAATTTCAGCCATTGGACAAAAAAGCCCGCGAGGAGCGCATTGATTCGCTCCTGCAGGAATTCGGCCTGACCCGTCTGCGCGACATGCCCGCCATCCAGTTATCGGGCGGGGAGCGGCGTCGCGTGGAAATCGCGCGCGCAATCGCCTGTAATCCGCATTACCTGCTGCTCGACGAGCCTTTTACCGGGATCGATCCCATCGCGATTCAGGACATCCAGCGCCTGATCGGCCTGCTGAAGGCGCGCGGACTTGGCGTCCTGCTGACGGATCACAACCCCAAGGCCACCCTTTCGATTGTGGATCGCGCCTATATCGTCCATGACGGCAAAGTCATCTTCTCGGGGTCCAACCGCGAGGCCGCCGACAACGAGCTGGTGCGACGCCATTACCTGGGCGAGGATTTCCAGCTCTAACGTCCGCCCGCCGTCATATCACGCCCCGACAGGAGACTGTTTCGCTTGTTTCGCATCGCCGCGATGGATCGATACCTCATTAAACAACTGACGCAAGGCGCGTTGTTTGGCGTGGCGCTGTTTGTCGTGATCTGGCTGGCCCCCGAAACCCTGTTTCGCCTGACGCAACTGCTGTTTTCCGGCAAGATTAACCTGCCGCAGTTTTTCCAGATGCTGGCTTACAATCTGCCTGAGACGCTGGAGCGCTCGATTCCGATGGCGGTGCTGCTGTCGTGCGTGCTGACGTTTCGACGCTTGAGCCAGAATCTGGAACTCATCGCCATGCAGGCTGCCGGAATCCGCCCGATTCGGCTGATGGCGCCGGTATTGGCGGTCGGCGCGGCGTTTGCTCTGGCGCACGCGCTGGTTCAGGAAGTAATTTTGCCGCAGACAGGCCCTCGCTATGCGCGGATGCAGGAAGAAACCGGCATGCGCGAGCTGCGAGACGCCAATTTTACCTTCGTTCAGAAAAATCGCCGCAATGAGTGGGATAAGTTTCTGCTGATTGGTCAGACGCAGCAATTTGCCGCGCGCGGCGAGCTGTCAGATTTTTTCGCGCTCTTTTATCGTCGCGACGCTGACGGCGGCGTCGGCATCGCCCGTCTGATGCGCGCCGATCGCGGCCGCTGGGATCCCGCGCGCAAAGCGTGGGCCCTGCAAAACGGCGTCGATTATCTGCTCGACGAGGACGGCGTTTATCGCTCCAATCGCGCCTTTTCGCAGGAGTGGGTGTCGATGAGTCCGTATTCCTACAAGTTGTTGCAATACAGCGTGAATAATCCCAAAACGCTGAATGCGCGGGCGCTCGGCGAATACGTGCGGCTGCTTCGCGCGGGCGATCAGCAAGAAGAAATCACGTTTTTCGAGCGTCTGCGCTACCAGAAAATCGCCCAGCCCGCCGCCTCGATTGTCTTTGCAGTTTTAGGCGCGCTGCTGGGAATGGAGCGCATCCGCACGCGCAACCATTATGGCCTGATTTTCGCGGCGCTGTTGATGTTCGTGTATGTGATCGCGACGTCGTTCATCGCCAATATCGGCGCATTCGATATGGCCCCCCCATGGGCGCTGGCCTGGGCCCCGCTGGCGATGGTCTGCGTGCTGGGTCTGGGCTTGCTGGCCTTGCGTCAGCGTTTACGCTTCGGGTGAGGCAGGTATAAAGGGTTCTTCCTGCGCTGTGACGGACTATCTGTATTGGTCATGAGCGCCTCGGCGACAACTGCCTGGGCTTTGCTTCTTTCCCAACTGGTATCAAAAATGTCCTGATTGAGATGGGATGGCAACAAAAGCCTATGATCCTGACCTTCCGGGGGGCCCTCGTCAGAATCGCCCGAGACCCCTCTTTTGGGCGTTGCTAAGAGATCGGTAATAACAGGCTGGGCGCCGATGAACGCGTCCGTATTGTCAATCTCCTGAACAGGAAGCGTCGTTCCCTCTTGCATAGCTTTTAAAATTAGAGTTAAAGCGTTTTGCCCCAACACGCGATCCAGCCCGGCTTTTTTGGAGGCGGGCGTGATCTGATCCACCGCAACCTCATTACGATTCTTCAGCAATTGGCAGAAAAACTCATAAATGACGGTAAATTTGGGTATGACAGCGTCGCTTGCTTGCGCATTATCTCCAACAACGTTCCCCATAAAAATGGCTAATTTTTTATCGTGTAAGAGAATAAGCGTTGAAGGCAGACACCTCTTTGTAACAGCGTCTGCTAGCGCTCTCTCTTTTTTAATTTGAAGGTAGGTTCGTGTAACGTTTGGGCGAGTTGTGTTTCGGTAAACAGGAAAATCAGTCATCACAAGGAGTATCCAAATCGGGGGCAAATACGGGGGGCGGGGCGCGGGGGTTGGCGGGTTCTGGCGGACTGGTTCTGGTATGATGAGCCTTCGCGCTTCTGCTATAACGTTCTATAACGTCACTGAGCATGCAAAGTTGCGCCATGGTGCGACGATCGTCCCTGCGCGCGCCTCCCGCCGCCCACTCACAGGATATTCAATCGCCGATGGTCTCTCTCTCGCCGCCGCCGCTGCCCCGCAAAACGCCCATCGACGCCACGCTGCTGGAAGATATTCTCCTGCCGCAGGTCAATAAGCCGGGGCGCTATCTGGGTCTGGAGCAAGGCGCCTTCCGCAAGCCATTTGATCAGGCGCAGGCGACCATGGCCTTCGCCTTCCCGGATATTTACGAAATCGGGCTGTCAAACTACGGCATGAAGCTGCTTTATAGCGTGGTAAACGCGCGCGAAGGGCTCCTGTGCGATCGCGTCTACGCCCCCGCCGACGATATGAAAGCCGCGCTGGCCACCACGCAAACGCCCCTGTTTGGCGTTGAAAGCCGCGTGCCCTTGCGAGACTTTGACCTGCTGGCGTTCTCGCTGCAATACGAACTGAACGCCACGTCGATACTCGGCATGCTGGAATCGGCGCAGATTCCCTTCCGCGCTGCCGACCGTCCGACGCTGGACTGGCCGCTGTTAATGGCGGGCGGCCCCGGCTGCGGGAATCCGATGCCGATGGCGGCGTTTTTCGACGCCTTTATCCTCGGCGACGGCGAAGAGGTATTGGTGGAGATTCTCGATGTCATTCGCGATGGAAAAGCGCGCGGCCTTGACAAGCCGGCCTTGCTGGCTGAGCTTGGCGCTCTGCGCGGGGTGTTTCTCCCCGGACAGACGACACGCGCAGAAAAGCGTCTGGTGGATATCGCCGCATTTGATGTCGAGCTGGCCCCGCTGATTCCTGCTGTGGCCGCCGTTCACGACCGCATCGTGGTGGAAGCCCGGCGCGGCTGCGATCGGATGTGTCGCTTTTGCCAGCCCTGTTTCATCAACCTGCCCGTGCGCGAGCAAAGTATCGAAACCATCCAGAAAAAGGCGCTTTCGGAACTCGCGCAGACGGGGTACGACGAATGCTCGCTGCTGTCGCTCTCAATTGCCGATTACTCGCAGTTTCGCGCGCTGGCGATCGAGGTTGCCGAGACGCTGGCTGAGCATCAGGTATCGCTGTCGCTGCCGAGCCAGCGCGCGGACCGCTTTAGCCTCGATGTCGCGCAGGCCGTACAAAGCGTCCGCAAAAGCACGCTGACCTTCGCCCCGGAAGCTGGCACGGCGCGCCTGCGAGACGTCATCAACAAGAATCTTACTGACGATGAGATTCTCAACGCGGTGACGACGGCCTACGAAGCGGGCTGGAACAAGGTGAAGCTGTATTTCATGATCGGCCTGCCGACCGAGACTCAGGCGGATCTGGATGGCATCGTGGATATGGTGCAGCGCCTCAAGCTCGCCTGCAAGGCCATTCAGCGCGATCCGGCGCGATCGATTCGGCATCATCTGGATATTAACCTGACGTTTTCTAACTTCGTGCCCAAGCCGCACACGCCGTTTCAATGGGTTCCCCAAGCCTCCATGCCGGAGTTGCGCGAGAAAATCGCCTACCTGCGCCAGGCCTTTGGCAAAACGCCGGGCTTGAAGTTAAGCTTCACGGATCCCGAACTCAGCAAGCTGGAAGCCGTCATCGCCAAGGGCGACGAGCGCTTGGCCGATGTCATTGAGGGCGCCTATCAACGCGGCGCTTATCTCGACGCATGGGATTCCGTCGGATTCGCCAAGTGGTTCGCCGCCATGCAGGCGTGCGGCATCGATCCCGAAGCCGCCACGCGCGAGCGGCTCATCACCCCCGGAGAAGCGCTGCCGTGGGATGCGATTGACATGGGGCTTGACGCTGCCTGGCTCAAAAGCGAATACGAGCGGGCAATGGCAGCAGCCAGTACCACGCCGTGCTTTGAGACGTGCAGTTCCTGTGGCGTGTGCCCGACCTTTGCGACCTGGCCCTCGTTTGCGGCGGCCCCGCCCTCGCTAACGCCGTCGGCGCCCGGAGAGCCGCGCCGTCTGCGCGCGCGCCCGACCCAGCGCTCAGAGGCGATGACGCGCCCTCCCGCCTTCAAGCTTCGCCTGACCATTGAAAAACGCGGCGCGCTTCGCTTTATCTCGCATCTGGATTGGCTGCGGCTGTTGCATCGGGCTGTGTTGGGCGCAGGCCTGCCGGTGGCGTATAGTCAGGGATTCAATCCAAAACCGCGCCTGTCGTTCAGCCCCGCGCTACCGATGTTTTGCGAAGCGCTGGCCGAATACGTCGATATTGATCTGGTGGAGGCCATCGAAGACGCGCTCGGCCCCTTGAACGCGCGTCTCCCCGAAGGCGGCAAGGCGCTGGCCCAGACGCTGCTACCTGCGCATTCGCCCGGCGTCGAGCCGAGCATCCGCCGCTGGAACTACACTGCCCGGTGGACTTGTCAGGACGACGATCAACGGGTTAAAATACAGGAACGAGTCAGATATCTGGCGGCCCAGCGGACGCTGCCCATCGAACGGAAACGCTCCGGCAAGACCGGCTCATCTTCGGAAATTCTCGATTTGGCCCCGCATCTTGCTTCACTGGACGTCAGCGCCACTGACCCTCATGTACAGGTTTCTTTCAGCTTCTCCAGCCCCCCGGCGGAAAAGCGCACCTACATCAAGCCCGTATGGCTCTTGAACCTGATTGACCCGGACGCCCGCTGGGCGCTTACCCGGACATCCATAGAGCTGTA
Coding sequences:
- the hpt gene encoding hypoxanthine phosphoribosyltransferase, which codes for MSDVSAQPSHAVEPLAQDAIAVRLSAEQIQARIAEMACEINAAYAGCQRLTLIAILKGSFLFLADLARHLTMPCQIEFVRLASYGDQTRSSGAVKPVDLTLPNLENADVLIVEDIMDTGLTLRFFMEYLRSLHHTRSLKLAVLLDKPETRSEEARHLSIDFCGFTVQNEFLVGYGLDYAGLYRNLPFVGVLPTP
- the tilS gene encoding tRNA lysidine(34) synthetase TilS, whose protein sequence is MTLPLPEIVLKNLQAEGLLRDDRQTRLVLGFSGGLDSTVLLHALGSLRAERPLTLTAAYFDHGWRESLLDELPLLHQHCARLKVPLVMIPADRRLPRTEAAAREARYESLLRLARDVGAHALLTAHQADDQIETLLFRLFRGSGIEGLSGIQKRLNVFQELSAPPVLRPMLDVSREDVRRYAEQHHLQYFRDPTNSQSRYQRNMIRNEALPFLRERFPQIDDALLRLRDVCEGDLTILRDKMEDVWQRVFYAEDGGSLDAIAFNQLARPYQRRIVKRFLTLHRLEPDFHRIEDVIDFIEGENRRNLSSALMSLEKPHLEKLHTAESSVTGGATPAGGGESRFLSLYKHRISVVSSNRLNRPQEGEEPEALIETPVQGPGEYALAELGLRVRIDELTEQERAAQGLLRPEQSLEAYVDLAEFRDRPLTLRTRRPGDRIHPFGMSGPMRLKNYFINRGVPRFERDRTLLLTYGQDVLWVAGVGVCEQLRVQGRPTHRLQLEREPAADATADASASPVPSSSAD
- a CDS encoding trypsin-like peptidase domain-containing protein; translation: MSPFSLERSKRFFSPSVLASAALGVSLLALSVSVWAGKPAAFNASGLTGTQNDAGFQLAENRPGRNGFNAMFGDNPDLIADVAQHVAPAVVNIDVSKSARVPAFDSMSPFQDEILKRFFGFDGGGPTPFRRFGGQPQRQVIQGNGSGVIIDAQGHILTNNHVVRGADEVQVTINDGRVFPARVVGSDAYSDIAVLKINAPNLKPAVLGDSERLRPGEWVLAIGSPLGFDHTVTLGIISALSRRVPDINSNVDFIQTDAAINPGNSGGPLVNLRGQVIGINTAISGRAQNIGFAIPVSVAKSVSQSLITSGSIQRPWIGVAMSGLTPELSRSLGLPENTEGVVVAQVIQGSPAEKAGFRSGDVIQRVDGQKILEPKTIQQLIQKKPIHSGLNFQILRDGRLLALNAQTDLLPNAPVGNAQEDGYGEP
- a CDS encoding ammonium transporter, with amino-acid sequence METIFLKEPDLLISNRRIEVEKRLFPLYALTSVERKRTKRRDFFASRRFFFFAVACVAQGMGWVFQVRDFFSPAPALGEGWTDLRWILLLVQLIAVIISVAYLRRAMRRTYYIHVSPRNPADRFCLLETDDPQRMAQVADALRHAIIHYRDPGAGDAPSRSMPPLIASDPQDEEMDDDD
- the trmFO gene encoding methylenetetrahydrofolate--tRNA-(uracil(54)-C(5))-methyltransferase (FADH(2)-oxidizing) TrmFO produces the protein MTKRFAIIGAGLAGSEAALQLAKRGFEVDLYDIKPETRTAAHHNPDCAEIVCSNSLGSQGDTTASGLLKAELSLLDCQLMAIARDTAVPAGQALAVDRDAFARRVTQRLDAEPRIRRICGEQTQAPPDVAATLIATGPLTTPSLAQTLAELIGQPQLFFFDAASPILAEESIDRSIVFTQDRYDHEREADQKQASPSYLNCPLDRAQYEALREFLLNAEHIELKDFERDAASGAPCYFESCLPIETLAARGVDTMRFGPLKPVGLQDPRTGRRPYAVIQLRRDNLAGTLYNMVGFQTNLKWGAQKTMVRMIPGLEAAEVMRYGVMHRNTYLHAPDALLPTLQLKVRPDILIAGQLTGCEGYSEAIATGLLAALNMARLAQGDAPRVLPPETMLGALMRYITRAEAVGGKFQPVNSNWGILPPMPERIRDKRARQQAFRARALAAMNADASAWADLPAPAPCV
- the lptB gene encoding LPS export ABC transporter ATP-binding protein codes for the protein MALKIENLVKTYAGRPVVNHVSFHIERGEVVGLLGPNGAGKTTSFYAVVGIIQPDAGDISLDGRSLRNQPIHRRARAGIGYLPQETSVFRRLSVAENLRLVLEFQPLDKKAREERIDSLLQEFGLTRLRDMPAIQLSGGERRRVEIARAIACNPHYLLLDEPFTGIDPIAIQDIQRLIGLLKARGLGVLLTDHNPKATLSIVDRAYIVHDGKVIFSGSNREAADNELVRRHYLGEDFQL
- a CDS encoding LptF/LptG family permease — translated: MFRIAAMDRYLIKQLTQGALFGVALFVVIWLAPETLFRLTQLLFSGKINLPQFFQMLAYNLPETLERSIPMAVLLSCVLTFRRLSQNLELIAMQAAGIRPIRLMAPVLAVGAAFALAHALVQEVILPQTGPRYARMQEETGMRELRDANFTFVQKNRRNEWDKFLLIGQTQQFAARGELSDFFALFYRRDADGGVGIARLMRADRGRWDPARKAWALQNGVDYLLDEDGVYRSNRAFSQEWVSMSPYSYKLLQYSVNNPKTLNARALGEYVRLLRAGDQQEEITFFERLRYQKIAQPAASIVFAVLGALLGMERIRTRNHYGLIFAALLMFVYVIATSFIANIGAFDMAPPWALAWAPLAMVCVLGLGLLALRQRLRFG